In Paenibacillus sp. FSL M7-0420, a single genomic region encodes these proteins:
- a CDS encoding LysR family transcriptional regulator has protein sequence MYFPGIEAFLAIVQTGSISKAAELLHLSQATVSYRLKTLEKEMGGLLVERRKGAPKISLTPKGEDFFSIAERWDALWRETQILQASGSQLSLAISAAESISHFVLPPVYRKLSQHTPPIRLQIRTQHTQEAFDSIERRELDVAFVVREIVSPSVTVTPFFAEEMVVLRVAAPGRQAGDPVDMEELEAQHEVFINWNREFQFRHDQWWDPLCPSRVHLDTAGLITTFLTDSRQWTIVPASIGAHMAGMGEFVLQKLSESVPPRICYKVTHKFPNQALQEPLRILDQYLQELFGVQ, from the coding sequence ATGTATTTCCCCGGGATTGAAGCGTTCCTGGCGATCGTACAGACCGGAAGCATAAGTAAAGCAGCTGAATTATTGCACCTGTCACAGGCTACGGTAAGCTACCGTTTAAAGACCCTGGAGAAGGAAATGGGCGGCCTTTTGGTGGAGCGGAGAAAGGGGGCGCCCAAAATCAGTCTAACCCCGAAAGGGGAGGACTTTTTTAGTATTGCGGAACGATGGGATGCTCTGTGGAGGGAGACCCAAATCTTACAGGCCAGCGGCTCGCAGTTAAGTCTGGCCATCAGCGCGGCTGAGAGTATCAGTCACTTTGTGCTGCCTCCCGTCTACCGCAAGCTTAGTCAGCATACCCCGCCCATCCGGCTGCAGATTCGTACGCAGCATACGCAGGAGGCTTTTGACAGTATTGAGCGGCGCGAGCTGGATGTGGCGTTTGTGGTGCGGGAGATCGTGTCGCCGAGTGTCACGGTTACCCCGTTTTTTGCGGAAGAAATGGTGGTGCTGCGTGTGGCCGCCCCGGGGCGGCAGGCTGGAGATCCGGTGGACATGGAAGAATTGGAGGCGCAGCATGAGGTCTTCATCAATTGGAACAGGGAGTTTCAATTCCGGCATGACCAGTGGTGGGACCCCCTTTGCCCGTCCCGTGTTCATTTGGACACAGCGGGACTGATTACGACTTTTTTGACGGATTCCAGACAATGGACGATCGTTCCCGCTTCGATTGGCGCACATATGGCGGGGATGGGGGAGTTTGTGCTTCAGAAGCTATCGGAATCCGTGCCCCCAAGAATATGCTATAAGGTCACGCATAAGTTTCCCAATCAGGCCTTGCAAGAGCCTCTTCGTATTCTGGATCAGTATCTGCAGGAGCTATTTGGAGTGCAATGA
- a CDS encoding DUF3221 domain-containing protein, protein MLLKTSTISKKALIFIFLLLVTACSKDDTLFKGTVHTVDADNNRILVIAQLKEEDLDKNYKEVLGTNTYSQAIWVNEVSPSKYKKGEEIEVFYTTSDDSFPAQVTANKIVKSKIEQ, encoded by the coding sequence ATGCTGCTAAAAACCAGTACTATCTCTAAAAAGGCACTTATTTTTATTTTCTTGTTATTAGTCACTGCCTGCAGTAAGGATGACACCCTTTTTAAGGGAACTGTACACACAGTAGATGCAGACAATAACAGGATTCTAGTCATTGCTCAATTAAAGGAAGAAGACTTGGATAAGAATTACAAGGAAGTTCTGGGAACTAATACGTACTCTCAAGCCATTTGGGTAAATGAAGTTTCGCCTTCTAAATATAAAAAGGGTGAAGAGATTGAAGTGTTCTATACAACAAGTGATGATTCATTTCCGGCACAAGTTACAGCCAACAAAATTGTAAAATCAAAAATTGAGCAATGA
- a CDS encoding NAD(P)-dependent oxidoreductase, producing MKILIVGHFSESAQSKITGHFPQDWNVVIVPPGEEMLQHIADCQVLIPEHIQVDHSLLAKAKQLKLVQTGAGYDNVDISACTQLGIWVANASGVNAQAVAEHVMALILSYYKNIPFLDRFMKNRLDENQLEYTGSELEDKTIGIIGLGAIGKKVAAFCSALGMNVQAYARNTAVSSDGVVKITDFDTLISTSDIISVHVSLNEQTKQLINKAVLAKMKNSALFINTARGGIVNQTDLIEALQNGELSGACLDVYESEPLPLDSELRNLGNVILTPHTAGMPDGRKFHKKRYDFFIANIKRVANGEVPESKLNQLL from the coding sequence ATGAAGATTCTTATCGTCGGTCATTTCAGTGAGAGCGCGCAATCCAAGATTACAGGGCATTTTCCGCAAGATTGGAACGTTGTTATTGTCCCGCCCGGCGAGGAAATGCTGCAGCATATTGCAGATTGCCAGGTCCTCATCCCTGAACATATTCAAGTGGATCACAGCCTGCTGGCTAAAGCCAAGCAATTAAAGCTGGTCCAGACGGGTGCAGGCTATGATAATGTCGATATCTCTGCCTGTACACAGCTTGGGATCTGGGTAGCCAACGCCTCAGGGGTCAATGCACAGGCGGTGGCCGAGCACGTAATGGCCCTGATCTTGTCTTACTATAAGAACATCCCGTTTCTGGATCGCTTCATGAAGAACAGACTGGATGAGAATCAATTGGAGTATACAGGAAGTGAATTAGAGGACAAAACCATTGGGATTATCGGTCTGGGCGCTATCGGAAAAAAGGTGGCTGCGTTCTGCAGTGCTCTGGGGATGAATGTGCAGGCTTATGCGAGGAATACCGCTGTGTCCTCTGACGGTGTCGTGAAAATAACGGATTTCGATACGCTGATCAGCACATCGGATATCATCAGTGTGCATGTTTCCTTGAATGAGCAGACCAAACAGCTGATCAACAAGGCGGTTTTGGCGAAAATGAAGAATAGCGCTCTGTTCATCAACACGGCCCGCGGCGGGATTGTGAACCAGACTGACTTGATTGAGGCGTTACAAAACGGGGAACTCTCCGGCGCCTGCCTGGATGTATACGAATCCGAGCCGCTTCCCCTTGACAGTGAGCTGCGCAATTTGGGTAACGTGATCCTCACTCCCCATACCGCAGGCATGCCGGACGGCCGGAAATTCCACAAGAAAAGATATGATTTTTTCATCGCTAATATAAAACGTGTAGCAAACGGTGAAGTGCCTGAGAGCAAGCTTAATCAGCTGCTATAA
- a CDS encoding DUF4358 domain-containing protein has protein sequence MLTGKKIKYLVVLSAVMIVCGILLGCSSKKEDAKDVPVHTIEERIKQAASMEGMEKGDKNRLKKLYQLNADEVEDFVLYTAESNVEANELAVIRVKQESQADSVKQKIMERIEAQKVKLKDYRPEQFYLVEKHILKIKGRYILFTVSKDAEQIENAFNEALK, from the coding sequence ATGCTGACTGGAAAGAAAATAAAGTACCTGGTTGTCCTGTCTGCCGTCATGATCGTATGCGGCATTCTGCTCGGATGCTCCAGTAAGAAGGAAGACGCCAAAGACGTTCCTGTCCATACCATTGAGGAGCGCATCAAGCAAGCGGCTTCTATGGAAGGTATGGAAAAGGGGGATAAGAACAGGCTTAAGAAGCTCTATCAGCTTAATGCAGATGAAGTTGAGGATTTTGTGCTGTATACGGCAGAATCGAACGTGGAAGCGAATGAACTGGCCGTGATCAGAGTGAAGCAAGAGTCTCAAGCGGACAGCGTTAAGCAAAAAATCATGGAAAGAATTGAGGCTCAAAAAGTCAAGCTGAAAGACTACCGCCCCGAGCAATTTTACCTCGTCGAAAAGCATATATTAAAGATCAAAGGCCGCTATATTTTGTTCACGGTCTCCAAGGATGCTGAGCAAATCGAAAATGCCTTTAACGAAGCTCTTAAATAA
- a CDS encoding VanZ family protein — protein MLQGKTRTAVWTGLVLYTGLTLFFLFVGFNRSSALPETGLRYHLSFDGIPLIFPGYGYSELWVFSLGNYLAFVPFGLFIPLLVRSRFLPFLLVFIAAITGVELIQMVTHLGAFDINDIVVNTLGAAVGYGAQRLIRRDRWAPIGMLKLLSSGAVLTLLVYSAVSGINYYLEHGRGEIRALDQLPVERGKIQWEQRLNSFTMAQEQIEPAINLYSPDHPGLHEFSLRLDGQYKELTGNFGVPDDAVPAKGSGTGSVIISADGEEIYSLDVNIAPGENQPLSFQVRVEGRQELIITINTEAADPRTHAVLWDLTLTEANAGQKLAARLHRLLGGG, from the coding sequence ATGCTTCAAGGCAAAACGAGGACGGCCGTTTGGACCGGTTTGGTTCTGTACACGGGTCTCACTCTGTTTTTCTTATTTGTCGGCTTCAACCGCTCATCGGCTCTACCGGAGACGGGTTTGCGGTATCACCTGTCTTTTGACGGGATTCCGTTGATATTTCCGGGCTATGGTTATTCGGAGCTTTGGGTCTTCAGCCTGGGTAACTATCTGGCCTTCGTACCGTTCGGACTATTCATTCCGCTACTGGTCCGCTCCCGGTTCCTGCCGTTCCTCTTGGTCTTCATAGCAGCCATCACCGGGGTAGAGCTGATTCAGATGGTGACCCATTTGGGTGCGTTCGACATTAACGACATCGTCGTTAATACGCTCGGTGCAGCTGTCGGCTACGGCGCCCAGCGGCTGATCCGCCGCGACCGGTGGGCGCCAATAGGTATGCTCAAGCTCCTGTCCTCAGGCGCGGTCTTGACACTACTCGTCTACTCCGCCGTGAGCGGTATCAATTATTATCTGGAGCATGGCCGCGGGGAGATCAGGGCGCTGGATCAGCTCCCTGTTGAACGTGGTAAAATACAGTGGGAACAAAGGCTCAACAGCTTCACTATGGCCCAAGAACAGATCGAACCAGCTATCAATCTGTACAGCCCTGATCATCCGGGACTCCACGAGTTCTCACTGCGCCTGGATGGACAGTATAAGGAGTTAACCGGGAATTTCGGCGTCCCTGACGATGCTGTCCCTGCTAAGGGCAGCGGCACCGGCAGCGTCATCATCAGCGCCGACGGAGAAGAGATTTATTCCCTGGATGTGAATATCGCACCGGGAGAGAATCAGCCGCTGTCTTTTCAGGTTAGAGTTGAAGGCAGACAAGAGCTGATCATCACAATCAATACCGAGGCTGCCGACCCCCGAACCCATGCGGTGTTGTGGGACCTTACGCTTACAGAAGCCAATGCCGGGCAAAAGCTGGCAGCGAGGCTTCACCGGTTGCTCGGCGGGGGATAA